The following coding sequences lie in one Pontibacter sp. G13 genomic window:
- a CDS encoding thiamine phosphate synthase, with protein sequence MIGRVQYISQSNAQGDHLDHIQRIVESGGDWVQLRVKDRSEAEVKELAIQAKELCSKTGTQLIINDFPHIAAEVKADGVHLGKNDLAPKLAREMVGPDMIIGGTANTFEDIEYLADQGVNYIGLGPFRFTTTKKNLSPVLGHEGYRNLISQARDRGIHIPIIAIGGILLEDVPELMKTGIHGIALSGLITHAESPSALISQLQTLTQDETVGNRR encoded by the coding sequence ATGATTGGAAGGGTTCAATATATTTCTCAATCGAATGCCCAAGGCGATCACTTGGATCACATTCAACGGATTGTCGAATCCGGTGGGGATTGGGTTCAACTTCGAGTCAAGGATCGTTCTGAGGCTGAGGTCAAAGAATTGGCGATTCAGGCCAAGGAGCTTTGTTCGAAAACCGGAACCCAGTTGATCATCAATGACTTTCCTCACATTGCAGCCGAAGTCAAGGCCGATGGGGTTCACCTCGGCAAAAATGACCTCGCTCCCAAGTTGGCGCGAGAAATGGTAGGGCCTGATATGATCATTGGCGGTACGGCAAATACTTTCGAAGACATTGAATATCTCGCCGATCAAGGCGTGAACTATATTGGCTTGGGGCCTTTTCGCTTTACCACCACCAAAAAGAACCTTAGCCCAGTTTTGGGCCATGAGGGATATCGAAATCTCATCTCCCAGGCAAGAGATCGAGGCATACACATTCCTATCATTGCCATTGGAGGAATTCTGCTGGAAGATGTCCCCGAATTGATGAAGACCGGCATCCATGGAATTGCCCTTTCGGGGTTGATTACCCATGCAGAATCACCCTCGGCCCTTATTTCCCAACTTCAAACCTTGACTCAAGATGAAACCGTTGGTAATCGCAGATAA
- a CDS encoding metal-dependent hydrolase, producing the protein MNITFYGHACFGVEIDGVNLLFDPFISPNPLASQIDIDAIPADFILLSHGHEDHVADVEVIAKRTGATLVGAFEVVSWFGAKGIEKFHPMNIGGSWNFDFGTVKCVNAIHTSSMPDGSYGGAPLGFIVKTSAGNFYYSGDTALTLDMQLLADDELEFAMLCMGDNFTMGIEDAVKAASLIECDEIIGMHFDTFGYIKIDHDQAKSAFSSAGKNLKLPSIGETFTMP; encoded by the coding sequence ATGAATATCACATTTTATGGCCACGCGTGTTTTGGCGTGGAAATCGACGGCGTAAACCTGTTGTTCGATCCATTCATTTCCCCCAATCCCCTAGCCTCTCAAATTGACATAGACGCTATTCCAGCAGATTTCATCCTGCTTTCCCATGGCCATGAAGATCATGTGGCCGATGTGGAGGTCATTGCCAAACGCACAGGCGCGACCCTAGTTGGAGCATTTGAAGTGGTCAGTTGGTTTGGCGCCAAAGGCATCGAGAAATTCCATCCCATGAATATAGGAGGGAGTTGGAACTTCGACTTTGGCACCGTCAAATGCGTCAATGCCATCCATACGAGCAGTATGCCAGATGGGAGTTATGGAGGCGCTCCACTGGGTTTTATCGTCAAGACTTCTGCCGGAAACTTCTACTACTCAGGGGATACCGCACTGACATTGGACATGCAGCTGTTGGCCGATGATGAATTGGAATTTGCGATGCTCTGTATGGGCGACAATTTCACCATGGGAATCGAGGATGCCGTCAAAGCTGCTAGCCTGATCGAATGTGATGAGATCATAGGGATGCACTTCGACACCTTTGGCTATATCAAAATCGACCATGATCAGGCGAAATCAGCCTTTTCTTCCGCTGGAAAAAACCTCAAACTGCCGTCGATTGGAGAAACATTTACAATGCCTTAG
- a CDS encoding hydroxymethylpyrimidine/phosphomethylpyrimidine kinase — MESAARPYVLTIAGFDPCSGAGLTSDLKTIEQLGGYGLAVCTANTIQTDSQFFRLKWESPSWVIRQLQEMLKRYPVSAVKIGIVESPELLLSILREIVSFNRDIAIVWDPILKASTGFDFQPDHFQGKLKQLLKEGITVMTPNFQEMEKLVPDMEPAEAAKKWSKHGAILLKGGHRADAPGEDLLFDDEHKEVLKAPTRAIAGPKHGSGCVLSAAIATHLALGHHLKASCKAAKSYITQFLNSNDSLLGYHANLKES, encoded by the coding sequence ATGGAATCAGCAGCAAGGCCATACGTCTTGACCATCGCTGGATTTGACCCATGCAGTGGGGCAGGTCTGACATCGGATCTCAAGACCATCGAGCAATTGGGAGGATATGGATTGGCGGTATGCACAGCCAACACCATCCAGACCGATTCTCAGTTTTTTCGCCTGAAGTGGGAGTCTCCTTCATGGGTGATTCGGCAATTGCAAGAAATGCTCAAAAGATACCCCGTATCGGCTGTCAAAATCGGCATTGTGGAATCGCCAGAATTGCTCCTTTCGATCCTCAGGGAAATCGTGAGTTTCAATCGGGACATTGCGATTGTGTGGGACCCCATCCTAAAAGCTTCAACGGGTTTTGACTTTCAACCTGATCACTTTCAGGGGAAACTCAAACAATTGCTCAAGGAGGGGATTACGGTGATGACGCCCAATTTTCAGGAAATGGAAAAGCTCGTCCCTGATATGGAACCTGCTGAAGCCGCCAAAAAGTGGAGCAAGCATGGAGCCATTCTGTTGAAGGGGGGCCATCGAGCGGACGCACCGGGCGAAGACCTATTGTTTGACGACGAACACAAGGAGGTTCTAAAAGCTCCGACTCGGGCGATTGCCGGTCCCAAACACGGTTCTGGTTGTGTGCTATCGGCAGCTATCGCTACCCATCTTGCGCTTGGCCACCATTTGAAGGCTTCCTGCAAAGCCGCCAAATCATATATCACGCAATTTCTCAACAGCAATGATAGCCTGCTGGGATATCATGCCAATCTCAAAGAATCATGA
- the thiH gene encoding 2-iminoacetate synthase ThiH — translation MDRRLINQAGHSFRPIFEAYDWDDVKARIYSKTGRDVEHALGKSGKRDLEDFMALISPAALAYLEPMARLSREITLKRFGKVMQMFAPMYLSNECQNICTYCGFSLDNKIRRKTLSDREILREVEAIKTLGFDHILLVTGEANRTVGMDYFKHALELIRPHFSHISMEVQPLDQDEYEELIPLGLNTVLVYQETYHEEDYKKHHPKGKKSNFQYRLDTPDRLGKAGVHKIGLGALFGLEDWRADSFYTALHLDYLERTYWRTKYSISFPRLRPHAGGLEPKVEMTDRDLVQLICAYRILNEEVELSLSTRESEHFRNHVFKLGITSMSAGSKTNPGGYAVAPQSLEQFEISDERTPEQIAEMLSNSGYEPVWKDWDLAYDQPNAPAIVS, via the coding sequence ATGGATAGAAGACTGATCAATCAAGCGGGGCATTCTTTCCGCCCCATATTCGAGGCCTACGATTGGGATGACGTCAAAGCTCGAATCTACAGCAAGACCGGACGAGATGTCGAACATGCCCTTGGCAAATCTGGCAAGCGGGATTTGGAGGACTTCATGGCGTTGATTTCGCCTGCCGCCCTCGCCTATCTGGAACCGATGGCTCGACTCAGCCGCGAGATTACCTTAAAGCGTTTCGGCAAGGTCATGCAGATGTTTGCCCCCATGTATCTCTCCAACGAGTGCCAAAATATCTGTACCTATTGTGGATTCAGCCTTGACAACAAAATCAGGCGAAAGACCCTGTCAGATCGCGAAATTCTCCGAGAAGTGGAGGCGATCAAGACATTGGGATTCGATCATATCCTCTTGGTGACAGGGGAAGCCAACCGTACGGTAGGCATGGACTATTTCAAGCACGCTTTGGAACTGATCCGGCCTCACTTCTCTCATATTTCCATGGAGGTGCAGCCTTTGGATCAGGATGAATACGAAGAGCTAATCCCTCTGGGACTCAACACGGTACTGGTCTACCAAGAAACTTACCACGAGGAAGATTACAAGAAACACCATCCCAAGGGCAAAAAATCCAATTTCCAATATCGCCTCGACACCCCTGACCGATTGGGCAAGGCAGGCGTTCACAAAATCGGGCTGGGAGCTTTGTTCGGACTGGAAGACTGGCGTGCTGACAGCTTCTACACGGCATTGCATCTGGATTATTTGGAACGAACATATTGGCGGACCAAATACTCCATTTCATTCCCGCGGCTGAGGCCTCACGCTGGAGGATTGGAACCCAAGGTCGAGATGACTGACAGAGATCTGGTCCAATTGATCTGTGCCTATCGAATCTTGAACGAGGAAGTGGAATTGTCCCTGAGTACAAGGGAATCCGAGCATTTCCGCAATCATGTATTCAAGCTCGGCATCACCTCGATGAGTGCTGGTTCCAAAACCAATCCCGGAGGATATGCGGTGGCTCCCCAGTCTTTGGAGCAATTCGAAATTTCAGATGAACGTACCCCTGAGCAAATCGCCGAAATGCTGAGCAACTCCGGTTACGAACCCGTATGGAAGGATTGGGATTTGGCATATGACCAGCCCAATGCACCTGCAATCGTTTCCTAA
- a CDS encoding potassium channel family protein — MKQFLEWLASKNNFSLLFFFLSMGLVVPPMVEQTALHSPAFQLCFSLAILSGVVAMRKEGEFINFGLTVSVVCLSLVWLDYMIGGAVLKIISLGLYIVYFCILFYKTTHLILSKDQISNQLLIAGIAGYMLLGYISAFALMLVQISYPQSFGISDDKFLQDLIYFAFVTLSTVGYGDITPETSVAKSVSVLIGVAGQMYLTLLVALLVGKYLQNPTLPSSDEKSD; from the coding sequence GTGAAACAATTTCTGGAATGGCTTGCCAGCAAGAATAATTTCTCCCTCCTGTTCTTTTTCCTAAGTATGGGGTTGGTGGTTCCGCCGATGGTGGAACAGACTGCGCTTCACAGCCCTGCTTTTCAGCTTTGTTTCAGCCTAGCCATCCTCTCTGGCGTTGTGGCAATGCGAAAAGAAGGAGAATTCATCAATTTCGGACTGACAGTCAGCGTCGTGTGCCTCTCGCTTGTATGGCTGGATTACATGATTGGAGGAGCTGTGCTCAAAATCATCTCCCTTGGGCTATACATCGTCTATTTCTGCATTCTCTTTTACAAGACCACCCATCTGATCCTCAGCAAGGATCAGATTTCCAATCAACTGCTGATAGCCGGAATCGCAGGGTATATGCTATTGGGGTATATCTCAGCATTTGCACTTATGCTAGTTCAGATCAGTTACCCGCAATCCTTTGGGATCTCAGACGATAAATTTCTCCAAGATCTGATCTACTTTGCATTTGTGACCCTCTCTACGGTGGGGTATGGCGATATTACCCCAGAGACTTCCGTCGCCAAATCCGTGTCGGTCTTGATTGGAGTCGCCGGGCAAATGTACCTCACCTTACTGGTCGCTTTGCTCGTAGGCAAGTACCTCCAAAATCCCACCCTCCCTTCTTCTGATGAAAAATCCGATTGA
- a CDS encoding thiazole synthase gives MKPLVIADKTFQSRLFTGTGKFSSSQDMAQALKASGSELVTVALKRVDIQDESDQMLTHLADPQFNLLPNTSGVRTAKEAVFAAQLAREALETNWLKLEIHPDPKYLMPDPIETLAAAEELVKLGFIVLPYVHADPVLCKRLEEVGTAAVMPLGSPIGSNKGLKSIDFLEIIIEQAKVPVVIDAGIGSPSDAAKAMEIGADAVLVNTAIAASPNPVDMAVAFKMAVEAGRMAFEAKLAQPVDHAIASSPLTAFLDES, from the coding sequence ATGAAACCGTTGGTAATCGCAGATAAAACCTTCCAGTCTCGGCTTTTCACCGGTACCGGAAAATTCAGCTCCAGCCAAGACATGGCCCAAGCCCTCAAAGCATCCGGGTCAGAATTGGTGACGGTAGCACTCAAACGCGTGGATATTCAGGATGAATCTGATCAGATGTTGACCCATCTTGCAGATCCACAGTTCAACTTGCTCCCCAATACTTCGGGGGTTCGTACCGCCAAGGAAGCGGTATTCGCAGCCCAATTGGCACGAGAAGCACTCGAAACCAATTGGCTGAAACTCGAGATTCATCCAGATCCCAAATACCTCATGCCAGATCCGATCGAGACATTGGCGGCAGCGGAGGAGTTGGTCAAATTGGGATTCATTGTCCTTCCTTACGTTCATGCCGACCCCGTTCTCTGCAAAAGACTAGAAGAAGTAGGAACTGCAGCGGTCATGCCATTGGGATCACCCATTGGTTCAAACAAGGGACTCAAAAGCATTGATTTCCTTGAGATTATCATTGAACAGGCAAAGGTTCCCGTAGTCATCGATGCCGGAATCGGCAGCCCCTCAGACGCAGCCAAAGCCATGGAAATCGGTGCGGATGCGGTGTTGGTTAATACTGCTATCGCAGCGAGCCCCAACCCCGTGGATATGGCCGTTGCATTCAAAATGGCCGTGGAAGCTGGGCGGATGGCATTTGAAGCCAAATTGGCTCAGCCGGTAGACCATGCCATTGCAAGTAGCCCTCTGACTGCATTTTTGGACGAAAGCTGA
- a CDS encoding family 43 glycosylhydrolase produces MSKHLFPLLLAVTLSTCAWAQRTAQVEWAPIAPVNTRAEIEAGLASHDRALFLKDHWIRDPYITLGPDDYYYLTGTTPNENDPKLETDPYNKGLFKGSIVGSKVRVWRSKDLVDWEYLGAPFSIENSYRFQEGLSIPKAGKGSGGKEVIWAPELHWVKDKWALVHCPKGRSSLAFSEGIEVEGPWEHPMGEAFDKKHDPSLFQDDDGTWYALWANTYIAKIKSDFSGLDSEPYYIVPAGNRPNPKKNGATISRIGHEGATMRKIGGKYISFGTAWSTDRGREGSYNLYYCEADEVMGEYGPRKFVGRFLGHGTPFQTKDGNWWCTAFFNGNVPPVSREGIEDKDLGETAQTINQRGTTIVPLEVKVLDNGEIFIRAKDPAYRNPGPDENQQFEQIE; encoded by the coding sequence ATGAGCAAGCATCTATTTCCATTACTACTAGCTGTAACCCTCTCGACTTGTGCATGGGCTCAGCGAACTGCCCAAGTAGAATGGGCTCCCATTGCCCCCGTGAATACAAGGGCAGAAATCGAGGCTGGATTGGCGTCCCATGATCGAGCGCTCTTTTTGAAAGATCATTGGATCCGTGATCCATACATTACGCTTGGCCCAGATGACTATTACTACTTAACTGGGACCACCCCCAACGAAAACGACCCCAAGCTGGAAACCGATCCATACAATAAGGGCCTGTTCAAAGGCAGCATAGTCGGATCGAAAGTTCGAGTCTGGAGGAGCAAGGATCTCGTGGACTGGGAGTATTTAGGTGCCCCATTCTCCATCGAGAATTCCTATCGATTCCAAGAGGGCCTGAGTATTCCAAAAGCTGGAAAAGGATCAGGAGGCAAAGAGGTGATCTGGGCTCCTGAGCTTCATTGGGTGAAGGATAAATGGGCGTTGGTACACTGTCCAAAGGGAAGAAGCAGCTTGGCATTTTCGGAAGGGATCGAAGTGGAAGGTCCTTGGGAACATCCTATGGGAGAAGCTTTTGACAAAAAGCACGATCCTTCCTTGTTCCAAGACGACGACGGTACGTGGTATGCACTTTGGGCCAATACCTACATTGCGAAAATCAAATCAGACTTTAGCGGATTGGATTCCGAGCCCTATTACATCGTTCCTGCAGGCAATCGCCCTAATCCCAAAAAGAATGGTGCCACGATCTCCAGAATTGGACACGAAGGGGCTACCATGCGGAAAATTGGGGGAAAATATATCTCTTTCGGTACTGCATGGTCTACCGACCGAGGCCGAGAGGGTTCTTACAACCTATATTACTGCGAAGCAGACGAAGTCATGGGGGAATATGGCCCTCGTAAGTTTGTGGGGAGATTTTTGGGACATGGTACTCCCTTCCAAACCAAAGACGGCAATTGGTGGTGCACCGCATTCTTCAATGGAAATGTCCCGCCTGTTTCACGTGAGGGAATCGAAGACAAAGATCTCGGAGAAACTGCCCAGACCATCAATCAGCGGGGCACCACCATCGTCCCATTAGAAGTGAAAGTGCTAGATAATGGGGAGATATTCATCCGTGCCAAAGACCCTGCCTATCGAAACCCGGGGCCGGATGAGAACCAGCAATTCGAACAGATCGAGTAA
- a CDS encoding ferritin: MLSEKMQQLINDQYHRELFSANQYLAMSSYFLQEDLDGFANFFRVQAEEELMHAMKQFDYLHEVDGKIEHGPIDSPSNTFGSLLEVFEEAYKHEQLITKHIHEIVKVAMQEGDFATHQFFQWFVMEQVEEESTMRTLIAKIKLIDGNKSALYLMNEELMKRKAEAEENAA, from the coding sequence ATGTTGAGTGAAAAAATGCAACAGCTGATCAATGATCAGTATCACAGAGAATTGTTTTCAGCCAATCAATACTTGGCCATGAGTTCCTACTTCCTACAGGAAGATCTGGATGGATTTGCCAATTTTTTCAGGGTACAAGCCGAAGAGGAGTTGATGCATGCAATGAAGCAATTCGACTATCTGCATGAGGTGGACGGCAAGATTGAACACGGTCCCATCGATTCTCCCTCCAATACTTTTGGTTCACTGCTAGAGGTGTTTGAGGAAGCCTACAAGCACGAACAGCTGATCACCAAGCATATCCATGAGATTGTGAAGGTGGCGATGCAGGAAGGCGATTTTGCCACGCATCAGTTTTTCCAGTGGTTTGTCATGGAGCAGGTAGAGGAAGAATCCACCATGCGGACCTTGATTGCCAAAATCAAGCTGATCGATGGCAACAAGAGTGCCCTGTACCTCATGAATGAGGAGCTGATGAAACGCAAAGCTGAAGCGGAGGAGAACGCCGCCTAG
- a CDS encoding helical backbone metal receptor, whose amino-acid sequence MSHRVVMDHLGRSIRVPTVPTRIICLCPSLTETLAVIGVGDRLVGRTRFCIHPMPELKSVTRVGGTKEVKYDRIHALEPDLIICEKEENTREIVETLSQRYPVFVTEIQGIDRAIAMVEDLGELIGLGQEGRDLRANLSAARKQVAPMEGNLRAAYMIWKDPWMGAGRDTFIDEMLNEMGLTNILRDMSGRYPEISLEALISIRPELILLSSEPYPFKEEHLKSLKAVLPHSHIELVDGEMFSWYGSHMIEGFSYIQELARTWERLLSH is encoded by the coding sequence ATGTCTCATCGAGTAGTGATGGATCATCTGGGCAGATCGATCCGTGTGCCAACTGTTCCCACCCGTATCATTTGCCTTTGTCCTTCCCTCACTGAAACCCTCGCCGTGATCGGGGTGGGGGATAGATTGGTAGGAAGGACTCGATTCTGCATACATCCCATGCCGGAATTGAAATCAGTCACTCGGGTAGGAGGGACCAAGGAGGTCAAATACGACCGAATTCACGCACTTGAACCCGATCTCATCATTTGTGAAAAGGAGGAGAATACCCGGGAGATTGTGGAGACCCTGTCTCAAAGGTATCCGGTGTTCGTGACGGAAATTCAGGGGATTGATCGAGCCATTGCCATGGTTGAAGATCTGGGAGAACTGATCGGATTGGGACAGGAGGGACGTGATCTTCGGGCCAATCTGTCGGCTGCACGGAAACAGGTAGCTCCTATGGAGGGGAATCTCCGGGCGGCCTATATGATCTGGAAGGACCCTTGGATGGGGGCTGGCAGGGATACATTCATCGACGAGATGTTGAATGAGATGGGATTGACGAACATTCTGCGAGACATGTCTGGGAGATATCCTGAGATCAGTTTGGAGGCATTGATTTCCATTCGACCAGAGTTGATCCTCCTTTCTTCCGAGCCATACCCATTCAAGGAGGAACATCTGAAATCGCTCAAGGCGGTGTTGCCTCATTCTCATATAGAATTGGTGGATGGGGAAATGTTTTCTTGGTATGGTTCACACATGATCGAGGGATTTTCGTATATACAGGAATTAGCTAGAACTTGGGAACGCCTACTCAGCCATTGA
- a CDS encoding thiamine phosphate synthase — MRSTNSNFILITSPERLEGEAETLQACFEAGLPWLHIRKPTWRRSSVRELIQQIPSKYHSRMVLHHHHKLCNEFSLGGLHVPAWMRKFHGLGQWKDYTKWKSRQDLTISTSVHELDELIVLPHLIDYAFCSPVYESISKVGYRPKVDWRFEKPAALLRIALGGIEASKFEDVRKRGFDGVAIMGAIWEEDDPVSSLQDQLTAWNQQQGHTS, encoded by the coding sequence GTGAGATCTACCAATAGCAATTTTATCCTCATCACTTCTCCTGAGCGTTTGGAAGGTGAAGCCGAGACTTTGCAGGCCTGCTTTGAAGCGGGCCTGCCTTGGCTCCATATTCGCAAGCCCACCTGGAGAAGGAGCAGCGTCCGGGAGTTGATCCAGCAGATTCCATCGAAATATCACAGCCGGATGGTTTTGCACCATCATCACAAACTGTGCAATGAATTTTCGCTGGGAGGACTTCATGTACCTGCTTGGATGCGAAAATTTCATGGATTGGGGCAATGGAAGGACTATACCAAATGGAAAAGTCGCCAAGATCTGACTATCAGCACCTCAGTGCATGAATTGGATGAATTGATCGTGCTTCCTCATTTGATCGACTATGCGTTTTGCAGTCCGGTCTATGAGAGCATTTCCAAGGTTGGCTATCGTCCCAAGGTAGATTGGAGGTTCGAAAAGCCTGCAGCTCTCTTGCGGATAGCACTTGGAGGAATCGAGGCCAGCAAATTTGAAGATGTCCGGAAACGAGGATTTGATGGAGTGGCTATCATGGGAGCGATTTGGGAAGAAGATGACCCTGTATCCTCTCTTCAAGATCAATTGACAGCATGGAATCAGCAGCAAGGCCATACGTCTTGA
- a CDS encoding response regulator transcription factor, with translation MEKTRLIIADDHPLYLDGLRGVVSTLTDIEIVSEAVNGGDLIEKVRQQMPDIVLTDIRMPVLDGLEATKELIKEFPDLKILALTMDADEQKILRMIQAGAMGYILKGTSRSELKQAISSVMDGNHYIHPDIANRVFGAIAKRSNRPSQTVSRQAYIEQEAQLTEREKEILKLIVVEELTNEKIAKRLFISKRTVDTHRKNLLLKTGSHNTVGLVKFSIRAGILQM, from the coding sequence ATGGAGAAAACAAGACTCATCATAGCAGATGATCATCCGCTTTATTTGGACGGGCTTCGAGGTGTGGTTTCCACTTTGACAGATATCGAGATTGTATCTGAGGCTGTCAATGGGGGAGATCTGATTGAAAAAGTAAGGCAACAGATGCCGGATATTGTACTGACTGATATCAGAATGCCTGTATTGGATGGTCTGGAGGCTACCAAGGAATTGATCAAGGAATTTCCGGATCTGAAAATTTTGGCATTGACCATGGATGCGGATGAACAGAAAATCCTTCGGATGATTCAGGCTGGGGCCATGGGATATATCCTCAAAGGGACCTCGCGTTCAGAATTGAAACAGGCGATTTCATCGGTGATGGACGGCAATCACTATATTCATCCAGATATCGCCAATCGAGTCTTTGGAGCCATTGCCAAAAGATCCAACCGCCCTTCTCAGACTGTCTCACGCCAGGCGTACATCGAGCAAGAAGCCCAGTTGACTGAGCGAGAAAAGGAAATCCTGAAGCTGATCGTCGTGGAGGAGCTGACTAATGAAAAGATCGCCAAGCGCTTGTTCATCTCCAAGCGAACGGTAGACACGCATCGTAAAAACCTGCTGCTCAAGACAGGATCGCACAATACAGTAGGATTGGTCAAGTTCTCGATTCGGGCAGGAATCCTCCAGATGTAA